The following are from one region of the Deinococcus planocerae genome:
- a CDS encoding MraY family glycosyltransferase: MDSLKALAAQFGIADLFGRGFLSVLLTFLTAWVFTWRFIPGVRDFALQVGWADQPNARRLNKEPLPNAGGLAIFAGFLLSVVVAWALRPIVIEQVNIQVLAILLGGTVLVLVGFIDDQYGLTPAFRLGVQALAALLLIVNGLRIDVGALPFLPTLPAALNEPLSFVVTLLWVVGLTNAVNLMDGVDGVVGGVGFVVSMVLLATAAQFADRAAAVVLLAGLAGAALGYLRHNFNPSRIIMGDAGAYLFGYTLAAVSLLGTLKVSAGASLLVPLLVLALPLFDTTQVVIGRLARGIRNPLGHPDKTHIHHRVLARTASARRTAVILWGVALACGVLGMLAQGMRLPVILATVLVILLCLWFVTYRRVRAHGEEVGGLPSSPGRSG, encoded by the coding sequence ATGGACTCCCTGAAGGCGCTCGCGGCGCAATTCGGTATCGCGGACCTGTTCGGGCGCGGTTTTCTCAGCGTGCTTCTCACCTTCCTGACCGCCTGGGTCTTCACCTGGCGCTTTATCCCGGGGGTGCGCGACTTCGCCCTCCAGGTGGGGTGGGCCGACCAGCCCAACGCGCGGCGGCTGAACAAGGAGCCCCTGCCCAATGCGGGTGGCCTCGCCATCTTCGCGGGGTTTCTGCTGAGCGTGGTCGTCGCCTGGGCGCTGCGGCCCATCGTGATCGAGCAGGTCAACATCCAGGTGCTCGCCATCCTGCTCGGCGGCACGGTGCTCGTCCTGGTGGGCTTCATCGACGACCAGTACGGGTTGACGCCCGCCTTCCGGCTGGGAGTGCAGGCTCTGGCGGCGCTCCTCCTGATCGTGAACGGGCTGCGCATCGACGTGGGCGCGCTCCCCTTCCTGCCCACGCTGCCCGCCGCCCTCAACGAGCCGCTGAGCTTCGTCGTCACGCTGCTGTGGGTGGTCGGTCTGACGAACGCCGTGAACCTGATGGACGGGGTGGACGGGGTGGTGGGCGGCGTGGGCTTCGTCGTGAGCATGGTGCTGCTCGCCACGGCGGCGCAGTTCGCGGACCGGGCGGCGGCGGTTGTGCTCCTCGCCGGGCTGGCGGGGGCAGCCCTCGGGTACCTGCGGCACAACTTCAACCCCAGCCGGATCATCATGGGGGACGCGGGGGCGTACCTCTTCGGCTACACGCTCGCCGCCGTCAGCCTGCTCGGCACCCTCAAGGTGAGCGCGGGGGCCAGCCTGCTCGTGCCGCTGCTCGTGCTCGCGCTGCCCCTCTTCGACACCACCCAGGTCGTGATCGGGCGGCTGGCGCGCGGCATCCGCAATCCGCTCGGGCACCCCGACAAGACGCACATCCACCACCGGGTCCTCGCCCGCACGGCCAGCGCGCGGCGCACGGCGGTCATCCTGTGGGGCGTGGCTCTCGCGTGCGGGGTGCTGGGGATGCTCGCGCAGGGGATGCGGCTCCCGGTGATCCTGGCGACCGTCCTGGTGATCTTGCTGTGCCTGTGGTTCGTCACCTACCGCCGGGTGCGCGCCCACGGGGAGGAGGTGGGGGGCCTGCCCTCCTCCCCCGGTAGAAGCGGCTGA